The following are encoded in a window of Paenibacillus polymyxa genomic DNA:
- a CDS encoding 1-phosphofructokinase family hexose kinase: protein MITTVTLNAAVDKIYTVAGFGLNAVHRMEGGLTVPGGKGVNAARVIRTLGEPVRATGFAAGHTGRLLIDGLSTEGVSADFIETVHGETRLAITVLDPSARTQTELIESGPTVGPLELAALRRKIETLAEESAWVVFSGSLPPGCPPDLYAELCTLAKARGARVALDASGEALRLGLRGKPDLVKPNEDEAARFAGIDAARPAAAEAAAAKLLEAGAQLAVISLGARGALAVTSDARYRVSLPDADIVSALGSGDAMVAGLVTGAATGLDLPAMLRQGAACGTAAALHAMAGKIELQDVKRLEQGITVTLL, encoded by the coding sequence GTGATTACCACCGTAACGCTTAACGCGGCTGTGGATAAAATCTACACGGTTGCAGGCTTCGGTTTGAATGCCGTCCACCGCATGGAAGGCGGCCTGACGGTACCGGGCGGCAAGGGCGTGAATGCCGCCCGCGTCATCCGCACGCTAGGCGAGCCTGTACGAGCGACCGGGTTTGCTGCCGGACACACCGGACGGCTGCTCATTGACGGGTTGAGCACAGAAGGCGTAAGCGCCGATTTCATTGAAACGGTACATGGGGAGACCCGTCTCGCCATTACCGTGCTCGACCCGTCCGCGCGCACGCAGACCGAGTTGATTGAGAGCGGACCGACCGTTGGGCCGCTTGAATTAGCCGCACTGCGGCGCAAAATCGAGACCCTTGCCGAGGAATCGGCTTGGGTCGTATTCTCCGGCAGCCTGCCACCCGGCTGCCCGCCCGATCTGTACGCCGAGTTGTGCACGCTGGCGAAGGCACGCGGCGCGCGGGTGGCACTGGACGCGAGCGGTGAGGCGCTGCGCTTGGGGCTGCGCGGAAAGCCCGACCTCGTGAAGCCTAACGAGGACGAGGCTGCTCGCTTCGCGGGAATTGACGCCGCGCGCCCGGCTGCCGCTGAAGCAGCGGCAGCAAAGCTGCTGGAAGCCGGAGCGCAGCTGGCCGTCATCTCGCTCGGCGCGCGCGGGGCGCTGGCGGTAACGAGCGATGCGCGCTACCGCGTGAGCCTGCCAGACGCGGACATTGTCAGCGCGCTCGGCAGCGGTGACGCTATGGTCGCCGGGCTGGTCACCGGCGCAGCTACGGGGCTGGATCTCCCTGCCATGCTACGGCAGGGAGCGGCCTGCGGCACAGCGGCAGCTCTGCACGCCATGGCCGGGAAGATCGAGCTCCAGGACGTGAAGCGTCTGGAGCAGGGCATTACGGTGACGCTGTTGTAA
- a CDS encoding DMT family transporter: MAWIALVIAGCSEVLGVIGMKGVTVGKGWKSLVLMVLSFVLSFSLLSYAMKSLPMGTSYAVWTGIGTVGSTITGMFLYGEQKSVLRVLFIAMILAAALGLKLIS; encoded by the coding sequence ATGGCTTGGATTGCATTGGTTATCGCGGGGTGCTCGGAAGTGTTAGGAGTCATCGGTATGAAGGGAGTTACGGTGGGCAAAGGCTGGAAGTCCTTAGTGCTTATGGTCTTATCCTTTGTTCTTAGCTTCTCTCTACTCAGCTATGCCATGAAAAGTTTGCCGATGGGCACCTCCTATGCCGTATGGACAGGCATCGGAACGGTTGGCAGCACGATTACAGGCATGTTCTTGTACGGTGAACAAAAAAGCGTACTGCGCGTTTTATTCATCGCCATGATTCTTGCCGCAGCATTGGGATTAAAGCTGATATCTTAG
- the cls gene encoding cardiolipin synthase, which produces MRRSLLAVLIAAMVFIIYYFGLFNYIGKNEGTVISIFSTLTVISISLIIFTENRNPSTTMSWILLLALLPVVGLPLYFLFGQNVFKRRKYDKKALRDQQAYDRIEKDALRVKRDLTCFTGEQQQLMRLARRLARSPIYFATETHILNNGDETFSTLLEELRKAQHHIHMEYYIFRSDDIGTSIQKILIEKAKAGVKVRFMYDAVGSIQLSKSFLKEMRDAGVEVVAYGGARILFFSSRVNYRNHRKIVVIDGNIGLIGGLNVGDEYLSRNKAYGFWRDTHMIVKGEAVRTLQLIFLQDWLHMTGESVLDSEYLSPNIEPITDGGVQIIASGPDNERRVLKNLFFSMITSARKSVWIATPYFIPDEDILTALRMAALSGLDVRILFPAKPDKWLPFLASHSYFQSLLEVGVKVYEYEKGFLHSKLLIIDGEVATIGTANMDMRSFHLNFEVNALLIQTHSVQQMVTDYERDLHSASLIVREEFMKKRLFKRLMESLARLLSPLL; this is translated from the coding sequence ATGAGGCGAAGCTTACTGGCCGTATTGATCGCGGCTATGGTGTTTATTATTTATTATTTTGGCTTGTTTAATTACATCGGCAAAAATGAAGGAACTGTCATCAGTATTTTTTCCACCCTGACAGTGATCTCCATCAGTCTGATTATTTTTACGGAGAATCGTAATCCCTCCACTACGATGTCCTGGATTTTGCTGCTGGCATTGCTGCCAGTCGTTGGACTTCCTCTTTATTTTCTGTTTGGGCAAAATGTATTCAAGCGTCGCAAGTATGATAAAAAGGCATTGCGTGACCAACAGGCTTACGACCGCATAGAAAAGGATGCTTTGCGAGTCAAACGAGATCTGACCTGCTTTACAGGTGAGCAGCAGCAGTTAATGCGTTTGGCACGCAGACTGGCCCGCTCCCCGATTTATTTTGCGACAGAAACTCACATTCTGAACAATGGAGATGAAACCTTCTCCACTTTGCTGGAAGAACTGCGCAAGGCGCAGCATCATATCCATATGGAATATTACATTTTCCGGTCGGATGATATTGGTACCAGCATTCAGAAAATTCTGATCGAAAAGGCTAAAGCGGGTGTTAAGGTTCGGTTTATGTACGATGCGGTGGGCAGTATTCAGTTGTCGAAGTCCTTTTTGAAGGAAATGAGAGATGCAGGAGTAGAGGTTGTTGCGTACGGCGGCGCTCGGATCTTGTTCTTCTCCAGCCGGGTAAACTATCGTAATCACCGTAAAATTGTAGTCATCGACGGTAATATCGGATTAATTGGCGGTCTAAATGTGGGAGATGAGTATCTCAGCCGCAACAAAGCCTACGGCTTTTGGCGTGATACGCATATGATTGTGAAGGGCGAAGCTGTACGGACGTTGCAGCTTATATTTCTACAAGATTGGCTTCACATGACGGGTGAGTCGGTGCTCGATAGCGAATATCTGTCTCCCAATATTGAACCAATTACGGACGGAGGCGTGCAGATTATTGCCAGTGGCCCGGATAATGAGCGGAGAGTGCTCAAAAATCTCTTTTTCTCCATGATCACGTCCGCCCGAAAATCAGTTTGGATTGCCACTCCTTATTTTATCCCGGATGAAGATATCCTGACTGCCTTACGGATGGCTGCCTTGTCCGGGTTGGACGTGCGTATTCTGTTTCCCGCAAAACCGGATAAATGGCTACCGTTTCTCGCGTCTCATTCGTACTTCCAGTCGTTACTGGAGGTTGGAGTCAAGGTATATGAATATGAGAAGGGGTTCCTCCACTCCAAGCTCCTCATCATTGACGGGGAAGTTGCGACGATCGGGACAGCCAATATGGATATGCGTAGCTTTCATTTGAATTTTGAAGTTAACGCTCTGTTAATTCAAACGCACAGTGTGCAGCAGATGGTAACAGACTACGAACGAGACTTACACTCTGCCAGTCTGATTGTACGTGAAGAATTCATGAAAAAACGTCTGTTCAAACGTTTGATGGAATCGCTCGCGCGGCTGCTTTCACCGCTGCTGTAA
- a CDS encoding phospholipase D family protein has protein sequence MTTRDPLHSVPEYQRRTEKKGRAFKIAILVLILWLIAVMLYQTHKPLPPFVSYESQEYSTHEVNFWTDLTYPTGDGSTAQHEGQILNRMLGIIDEAQQFIVIDLFLFNDYKHKGQHFPQVSAQMTDYLIAKKKAHPDMPIFFITDEVNTNYNSAPNPLLENMKRAGIQVVQTDVDPLRDSTPIYSAVWRTFFQWFGQQGTGWIPNLMASDGPDVTARSYLKLLNVKANHRKLVANEQTALISTGNVHDASAYHSNVALEVKGPIIGDILQTEQAVLDFSGGGQLPAYTPQAEPKVPSSKDSYRIKYLTEGKVYTSVLNGIAQTKKGDSIHMGMFYLADRKVLNSLLDASARGVNIQLLLDPNQNAFGQEKIGIPNRPVAQELSDKSGGNIQIRWYHTTHEQFHTKLIYIAKAQGEHIIWGGSTNLTPRNLDDLNLENELWVAAPADSKLTRQVAAYFDKLWNNQGAEYSLDLAAYEDHSTFWKDIIYRLQDILGFTTF, from the coding sequence ATGACTACACGTGATCCGCTGCATTCTGTGCCGGAATATCAAAGAAGAACTGAGAAAAAGGGTCGGGCTTTTAAAATCGCCATTCTGGTACTTATCCTCTGGCTGATTGCCGTCATGCTGTATCAGACCCATAAACCATTGCCTCCGTTCGTCTCTTATGAGAGTCAGGAGTATTCGACCCATGAGGTAAACTTCTGGACAGATTTGACCTATCCCACCGGGGATGGAAGCACTGCACAGCATGAAGGTCAAATTTTGAATCGTATGCTCGGGATCATTGATGAAGCCCAACAATTTATTGTCATCGACCTATTTCTGTTCAATGACTATAAGCATAAAGGTCAGCACTTCCCCCAAGTCAGCGCACAAATGACCGATTATCTTATTGCCAAAAAGAAAGCTCATCCGGATATGCCTATCTTTTTCATTACAGATGAAGTCAATACCAACTACAATTCTGCCCCCAATCCTTTGTTGGAGAATATGAAGCGAGCAGGGATTCAAGTCGTGCAGACCGATGTAGACCCGTTGCGGGACTCCACCCCCATCTATTCGGCAGTGTGGCGTACCTTTTTCCAATGGTTCGGGCAGCAGGGCACAGGTTGGATTCCCAACCTGATGGCCAGTGACGGACCTGATGTTACGGCTCGCTCCTATCTTAAGCTGTTGAACGTCAAGGCCAATCACCGAAAATTGGTTGCCAACGAACAAACAGCGCTCATTTCTACAGGCAACGTGCACGACGCGAGCGCCTATCACTCCAATGTAGCGCTGGAGGTGAAGGGGCCTATCATCGGAGACATTTTACAAACAGAGCAGGCGGTATTGGACTTTTCGGGCGGTGGACAGCTTCCTGCCTATACACCACAGGCCGAACCCAAAGTTCCATCGAGTAAGGACAGCTATCGAATCAAATATCTAACTGAGGGCAAGGTGTACACCTCAGTTCTGAATGGCATTGCGCAGACGAAGAAAGGTGACAGCATTCATATGGGCATGTTTTATTTGGCTGACCGCAAAGTATTGAACAGCCTGCTGGATGCCTCTGCCCGCGGTGTAAACATCCAACTGCTGCTGGACCCCAATCAAAACGCGTTTGGTCAGGAAAAAATCGGCATCCCCAATCGTCCGGTTGCCCAGGAGTTGTCCGATAAATCGGGCGGGAACATTCAAATTCGCTGGTATCATACCACCCATGAGCAGTTCCATACCAAACTGATTTATATCGCCAAGGCGCAAGGAGAGCATATCATTTGGGGTGGCTCTACCAATCTGACCCCCCGTAATCTGGATGATTTGAATCTGGAAAATGAGTTGTGGGTGGCCGCTCCGGCGGACAGCAAGCTGACCCGACAGGTTGCGGCCTATTTTGATAAGCTATGGAATAATCAGGGGGCTGAATACAGTTTGGATCTAGCAGCTTACGAGGATCATTCAACATTTTGGAAAGATATTATATACCGTCTACAGGATATTTTAGGCTTTACTACATTTTAA
- a CDS encoding DUF3592 domain-containing protein, translated as MYWFHFSSDLLMPLFSLIGLLLIYLGFRTIRRHRYRKRHWVRTKGQIVDAHIEVDIDVVPFDRDDPVDTSYTRRLKVRFYTASGEAVEFWNPYSTNLSLNRVGSKIKVLYNPSNPRDARIAGGVNGAGCLAFMLFLIGVPFALSGVFAVLKFFF; from the coding sequence GTGTACTGGTTTCATTTTAGCTCCGATTTGCTGATGCCATTGTTCAGCCTGATTGGACTGCTACTCATCTATTTGGGATTCAGAACGATCCGTCGTCATCGTTATCGCAAACGCCACTGGGTCCGTACCAAGGGGCAAATCGTTGATGCGCATATCGAAGTAGACATTGATGTCGTTCCCTTTGACCGAGACGATCCGGTAGATACTAGCTACACCCGCCGATTAAAAGTGCGCTTCTATACAGCTTCAGGTGAAGCCGTAGAATTCTGGAATCCTTATAGCACCAACCTAAGCCTCAACCGGGTTGGCAGCAAGATTAAGGTATTATACAATCCATCTAACCCTCGGGACGCCCGAATTGCAGGCGGTGTAAATGGTGCAGGCTGTCTGGCCTTTATGCTGTTTTTGATCGGTGTTCCCTTTGCTTTGAGCGGGGTATTCGCTGTATTGAAATTTTTCTTCTAA
- a CDS encoding DMT family transporter, which yields MRGILFAFLGGACITLQGVANTRISQDIGTWQAATVTQLIGFILAALVWMFTRDGNVAELKQVKPIYLWGGAFAAIIIFSEVTAIQHIGVTFTISALLIAQLCLTFLVDIKGWFGIVKQKMKLPQFIGIGMMIAGVIILKL from the coding sequence ATGAGAGGAATCTTGTTTGCTTTTCTGGGAGGAGCGTGTATTACGCTACAGGGGGTAGCGAATACACGGATTAGTCAGGATATCGGTACATGGCAGGCGGCCACTGTTACTCAGCTAATAGGCTTTATTTTGGCAGCATTAGTCTGGATGTTTACAAGGGATGGCAATGTGGCTGAACTGAAACAGGTAAAGCCGATCTATCTTTGGGGCGGTGCCTTTGCAGCAATTATTATATTTAGTGAAGTCACGGCAATCCAACATATTGGGGTTACGTTCACGATCTCGGCGTTGTTGATTGCGCAGTTGTGTTTAACCTTCCTGGTAGATATTAAGGGATGGTTCGGTATAGTGAAGCAAAAGATGAAGCTTCCACAATTTATAGGTATTGGTATGATGATTGCGGGTGTAATTATTCTGAAACTTTAA
- a CDS encoding LysE/ArgO family amino acid transporter has translation MLEAIIHAVLLALGLILPLGVQNVFVFNQGASQSRFRNALPAVITAGVCDTILITLAVGGVSLILQQFLWLTNVLYAAGCLFLLYMAWTLWRSKAASSGESQAMRPKRQMIFAASVSLLNPHAILDTVGVIGTSSLQYDGGERWAFGLAAVSVSWIWFIGLATAGRLVGRMDSEGKFGTVLNKISALIILGLAMYMAINFITSM, from the coding sequence ATGCTGGAAGCTATTATCCATGCTGTTTTATTGGCATTGGGATTGATTTTGCCTTTGGGGGTACAAAATGTATTTGTATTTAATCAGGGGGCGTCCCAGTCGCGGTTTCGCAATGCACTGCCTGCTGTCATTACAGCGGGTGTCTGTGATACAATCCTGATCACGCTTGCGGTTGGGGGCGTGTCTCTTATTTTGCAGCAATTTCTATGGCTCACGAACGTACTCTATGCGGCGGGCTGTTTGTTTCTGCTGTATATGGCCTGGACTTTATGGAGATCGAAGGCAGCTTCCTCGGGAGAAAGTCAGGCGATGCGGCCGAAACGCCAGATGATTTTTGCCGCTTCGGTATCGCTATTGAATCCACATGCCATACTCGACACGGTTGGCGTAATTGGAACCAGCTCCCTCCAATATGACGGCGGGGAACGCTGGGCCTTTGGTCTGGCCGCCGTGTCCGTATCTTGGATATGGTTTATCGGTCTGGCAACGGCAGGGCGTCTCGTGGGACGTATGGATTCAGAAGGGAAGTTTGGGACTGTGCTCAACAAAATATCGGCACTGATTATTTTAGGCCTGGCAATGTATATGGCGATAAATTTTATTACCAGTATGTGA
- the fni gene encoding type 2 isopentenyl-diphosphate Delta-isomerase: MSSTENIKGAPDGFNKSGSLLPAARTGERKIEHVRLCLQEDVAGHGITSGLERYAFKHCALPELHFDEVRLDTTFLGRAVRTPLLISSMTGGSAETGAINERLAETAERRGWALGVGSVRAAVEREELASTFAVRRLAPSIPILANLGAVQLNYGFGVDDCRRAVEIAGADMLVLHLNGLQEIFQPEGNLDFSGLLQRIEELCRQLSVPVGVKEVGWGIDGETASRLYDAGAAFIDVAGAGGTSWSQVEKFRNPDPVRRAAAEAFADWGNSTADCIVEVRAAEPHGALIGSGGLRDGVDAAKALALGADMAGFGRSLLGSAVASREALEARLEQVELELRTVMFGIGVDGIEGLKDTTRLRKKVNG, from the coding sequence ATGAGTAGTACGGAGAATATAAAGGGAGCACCTGACGGTTTTAACAAATCCGGCTCTTTGCTGCCTGCCGCAAGGACAGGTGAACGGAAGATTGAGCACGTCCGCCTTTGTTTGCAAGAAGATGTAGCCGGACATGGCATCACCAGTGGGTTGGAGCGGTATGCCTTCAAGCACTGCGCTCTGCCGGAGTTGCATTTTGACGAGGTTCGTCTGGATACTACTTTTTTAGGACGAGCTGTACGAACACCGCTGCTTATTAGCTCCATGACAGGCGGCAGCGCCGAGACGGGAGCGATTAATGAGCGACTAGCAGAGACAGCGGAGAGACGCGGCTGGGCGCTGGGCGTCGGTTCGGTACGGGCTGCGGTGGAAAGGGAAGAACTGGCTTCAACCTTTGCGGTTCGCCGTCTGGCACCCAGTATCCCGATCCTTGCCAATCTGGGTGCGGTGCAGCTGAACTACGGATTTGGCGTAGACGATTGTCGCCGTGCAGTGGAAATTGCTGGAGCCGATATGTTGGTGCTGCATTTGAACGGATTGCAGGAGATTTTTCAACCTGAAGGGAATTTGGATTTTAGCGGTTTGCTTCAGCGCATTGAGGAGTTGTGTCGTCAGCTTTCAGTGCCTGTAGGAGTGAAGGAAGTAGGTTGGGGCATAGATGGCGAGACGGCATCGAGACTGTATGATGCGGGTGCAGCCTTTATAGATGTCGCTGGCGCAGGCGGGACAAGCTGGAGCCAAGTGGAGAAATTTCGCAATCCTGATCCTGTGCGTCGCGCGGCGGCGGAGGCATTTGCGGATTGGGGCAACTCGACCGCTGATTGTATCGTGGAAGTCAGAGCCGCTGAGCCACATGGTGCTCTGATCGGCAGCGGTGGACTGAGAGACGGTGTCGATGCAGCGAAGGCGCTTGCTTTGGGAGCTGACATGGCAGGCTTCGGGCGTTCTTTGCTCGGTTCTGCGGTTGCCTCTAGGGAAGCGCTGGAGGCACGTTTGGAGCAGGTGGAACTGGAGCTCCGCACGGTTATGTTTGGTATTGGGGTAGATGGAATAGAAGGACTCAAAGATACGACTCGACTAAGAAAGAAGGTAAACGGATGA
- a CDS encoding TetR/AcrR family transcriptional regulator, with translation MGMEEIRKAALFQFATNGYEGASLSSIAAEVGIRKPSIYAHFQGKEDLFLQVARYAFQEQNLRIFEYFTERKDQPLKHTLHDFLFWMGQEYESNNSAKFMLRFSFFPPVSLYHEVLNIVNPFLDKMERKLTRRLRNTRDREPFGHMEPVDVALAYMTLVDGVMVELLYSGSINYHRRLNAAWPIFWRGITLTSPHEA, from the coding sequence ATGGGGATGGAAGAGATTCGAAAGGCCGCTCTTTTTCAATTTGCCACCAATGGGTATGAGGGAGCCTCCTTGAGCAGTATTGCCGCTGAGGTTGGTATCCGAAAACCGTCTATATACGCGCATTTCCAAGGCAAGGAGGATCTGTTTCTACAGGTGGCTAGGTACGCTTTTCAAGAGCAGAATTTACGTATTTTCGAATACTTTACGGAACGTAAAGATCAGCCGCTTAAGCATACCCTGCATGACTTCTTGTTTTGGATGGGACAGGAATATGAGAGCAACAACTCAGCCAAGTTTATGCTTCGCTTTTCCTTCTTTCCGCCTGTATCGTTGTATCACGAGGTGCTGAATATTGTTAATCCTTTTCTGGATAAAATGGAGCGAAAATTAACTCGCCGCCTCCGGAATACACGGGATCGGGAACCCTTTGGGCATATGGAGCCAGTGGATGTGGCTTTGGCTTACATGACCCTGGTGGACGGGGTCATGGTGGAGCTCCTGTACAGTGGAAGCATCAACTACCACCGAAGATTGAACGCTGCATGGCCTATTTTTTGGCGTGGGATTACGTTAACCTCACCTCATGAAGCGTGA
- a CDS encoding DMT family transporter, whose product MNRSWIYVFVGGLIEVVWVSGLKHADSILAWIVTVLAVVASFYLIMKAANRLPVGTVYAVFTGLGTGGTVVGEMLLFGEPFQWSKTLLIALLLAGVVGLKLVTDRDVQEGSGA is encoded by the coding sequence ATGAATCGCAGTTGGATTTACGTTTTTGTTGGAGGCCTGATTGAGGTTGTATGGGTATCAGGTTTGAAGCATGCGGACTCTATACTCGCCTGGATTGTAACGGTGCTGGCCGTGGTGGCCAGCTTTTATTTAATCATGAAGGCTGCGAACCGACTGCCTGTAGGCACAGTGTATGCTGTATTCACCGGACTAGGGACAGGGGGAACAGTCGTAGGCGAAATGCTGCTATTCGGAGAACCGTTTCAATGGTCCAAAACGCTATTAATCGCCCTTTTGCTGGCAGGTGTGGTCGGCCTGAAGTTAGTTACCGACCGTGATGTTCAGGAAGGGAGTGGCGCATAA
- the mobA gene encoding molybdenum cofactor guanylyltransferase translates to MKVTGIIVAGGRSSRMGQDKALLEINGATMLERTYTTLQQAAQRVVVVTRDNQGYGLSDMETVSDVFPGMGPLSGIHAGLSASTTEWGMVVACDMPFIQLEVLQDLLVVTEKWTELHGTTEPTLQAVIPSMDGRIHPLLAVYHRSVLPSAEECLRNRQLRLTDWLNKLNVRYATVEDLPRVSEDMWHKAAFNMNNPRDYELALEQLKHSVQQNTQNVKNLKEIRED, encoded by the coding sequence GTGAAAGTGACTGGTATTATCGTCGCAGGAGGACGTTCCAGCCGAATGGGACAGGATAAGGCTTTGCTTGAGATCAATGGAGCCACTATGCTTGAACGGACGTATACTACATTGCAGCAGGCTGCCCAGCGGGTTGTCGTAGTCACTCGTGACAACCAAGGATATGGTCTGAGTGATATGGAAACTGTGTCTGATGTTTTTCCAGGTATGGGACCCCTAAGCGGTATTCATGCGGGATTATCTGCATCTACTACGGAGTGGGGAATGGTTGTCGCTTGTGATATGCCTTTTATACAGCTAGAGGTGCTGCAAGACCTGCTCGTTGTAACTGAGAAATGGACGGAGTTGCATGGAACGACGGAACCAACATTGCAAGCAGTAATACCTTCTATGGATGGACGTATACATCCGTTGCTGGCTGTGTACCATCGGAGCGTGCTGCCGTCTGCCGAGGAATGTTTGCGCAATAGACAGCTTCGTCTCACCGATTGGTTGAACAAGCTGAACGTTCGTTATGCGACGGTAGAGGATTTGCCGCGGGTGAGTGAAGACATGTGGCATAAGGCCGCGTTCAATATGAATAATCCGCGGGACTACGAGCTTGCGTTAGAGCAGTTGAAGCATAGTGTACAACAGAACACGCAGAACGTGAAGAATTTAAAGGAAATACGAGAGGATTAG
- a CDS encoding DMT family transporter: MLLGIVLAIIAGALVSLQTIFNNKVNERTGSWATTTLVLGTGFVASLLGSLIFEGKNTFTLQHMQPWYWFSGMIGVGVVFCLVQGMKRLGPTYAISIVLTAQLGTALLWDSLGWLGLEKIPFTFNKLIGVLVIIGGILVFKFGHGRTKEQTESISSIPDSMKG, from the coding sequence ATGTTATTAGGAATTGTATTGGCGATTATCGCAGGTGCCTTGGTCAGTTTGCAAACGATATTCAATAATAAGGTGAATGAACGGACAGGATCGTGGGCTACAACAACATTGGTGCTGGGAACAGGGTTCGTGGCTTCCTTACTCGGAAGTCTTATTTTTGAAGGGAAAAATACATTTACTTTACAGCATATGCAGCCGTGGTACTGGTTCAGTGGCATGATTGGTGTCGGTGTTGTGTTCTGTCTGGTGCAAGGAATGAAGCGACTTGGCCCGACCTATGCGATCTCCATTGTATTGACGGCGCAATTAGGTACGGCCCTGTTGTGGGATTCGTTAGGATGGCTGGGATTAGAAAAGATTCCGTTTACCTTTAACAAGTTGATCGGAGTATTGGTCATTATCGGTGGTATTCTGGTATTCAAATTTGGACATGGGCGTACGAAGGAACAAACAGAAAGCATTTCATCTATACCTGATTCGATGAAGGGATGA
- a CDS encoding Crp/Fnr family transcriptional regulator — MREIQDQEQLKYFLQLHELESILYEPLHPYLSLHRLEQGEKLCLQGDPIEHLYILVQGKVKIYTSSTEGKTLILCFKTPIEVIGDVEYIRSSHVINTVEAVSPIYVIGIHHQWMNKYGRDYAPLLQFLLDIVTRKFCLDSDFSSFNLMYPVEVRLASYLLSVSFDESNTAFHEELRASSLVDVANLIGTSYRHLNRVIRKMIEDGWVERTKGYIVIRNRKGLSELAGHNIYESL; from the coding sequence ATGAGAGAAATTCAGGATCAAGAGCAGCTAAAATATTTTTTGCAGCTGCATGAGTTGGAATCCATACTCTACGAGCCACTACATCCTTATTTGTCGTTGCATCGTTTGGAGCAAGGGGAAAAGCTCTGTTTACAGGGGGACCCCATCGAGCATCTATATATACTGGTGCAGGGCAAGGTCAAGATTTATACCAGCTCTACAGAAGGGAAAACCCTGATCCTTTGCTTCAAAACACCGATCGAGGTTATAGGAGATGTTGAATATATTCGGAGTAGTCACGTCATCAACACAGTAGAGGCAGTGTCTCCGATCTATGTGATCGGTATTCACCACCAATGGATGAACAAATACGGCAGAGACTATGCTCCTTTGCTGCAATTTCTATTGGATATTGTCACGCGAAAGTTTTGCCTGGACTCCGACTTTTCCAGTTTCAATCTCATGTATCCGGTGGAAGTCAGGCTGGCAAGCTACCTGCTATCGGTTTCTTTTGACGAATCGAATACGGCTTTTCATGAGGAATTACGTGCATCCAGTCTGGTAGATGTGGCGAATTTGATCGGAACCAGCTATAGACATCTCAACCGTGTTATTCGCAAAATGATTGAAGATGGATGGGTTGAACGGACAAAAGGCTACATTGTCATTCGGAACAGAAAAGGTTTGAGTGAACTGGCAGGACATAATATTTATGAATCATTGTAA